The sequence TCCGCAACTGCACTTAATCGGGATTGGCACTCGCATCTTTTTAGGGGGAGGCCTTGGCTATATTTCCGCAGAAGGAACTCAGCATTTCCCGAAACAACGGCGACTGTCTAACGAAACTCCCATTGGTCCAGCGGCGACGTTAACCTTAGTGGGGGATGCCAAAGCGATGAATCCCCGTTGGGTGCGAGGCTGTTATTTCCGCAACTATGGCCCCTCTTTGATGTTGGGGGTGGGGATTCCCCTGCCCATGTTAAACGAAGAAGCTGTGGCTCATTGTGCCATTAAAGATGAAGAGATTGTTGCTCCTGTGGTTGATTTTTCCATTCCCCGTCGGGTGCGTCCCACCTTTGGTTTGGTCACTTACCAGCAACTGAAAAGTGGCACGATTAAAATTGAAGGGGAAACTGTCCGCACCGCCCCTTTAGCCAGTATTGCGCGATCGCGCGAAATTGCCGAACTCCTAAAACATCAAATTCTCGAAGGCAGATTTCTCCTCTCCGAACCAGTTGCACCTCTCCCCATGGATCGCGCCTTCCTCCCTCAAGATCGCTGGGGATCTCAATTTGCTTTAGAATAGGGCTTCTGGAAACGGTTTCATTCCGGTTGGCAGCAAGGGCAAAAATGAGAAGAACGTCCATTAATTTTGTATCGCTCAATGGTTGTTCCACACTGACGACAACTTTCTCCCTCGCGACCATAAACCCAAGCTCTGCCCATATAATTGCCATTAACCCCTAAAAGGTTCTTAAAGCTGTTAAATGTTGTTCCCCCCTCTTCAATACCTGTTTTAAGCACAGAAAGAATCGCTTGCTGTAGCTGTTCCACTTCTGACCCTTGCAACGTATTCGCTGGGCGTAACGGGAAAATCTTTCCCAGAAAAAGGGCTTCATCCGCGTAAATATTACCAATGCCAGCAATAATTTTTTGATCTAACAAAGCTGTCTTAATGGCACAACGACGAGTTTTTAATTTTTCCTGTAAATAAGCGGGGGTAAACTCAGCAGAAAAAGGCTCAACTCCCAACTGATTTAAGCCCGTGATAATGGTTTTTGGGTCAGTTTGAGGGGGAACCCACCACACCCGACCAAAGGTTCGTAAATCGATAAAACGCAGTTCTTGTTCCTCTGGAAAAAAGAAACGCACTCGGGTATGTTTCGCTACGGGGTCACTTTGCTTGACCCATAATAATTGACCGCTCATCCGCAAATGCAGCCCTAACCATCCCCCAGAAGAGAGTTCAGCTAACAAATATTTTCCTCGTCGTTGCCATTGTTTGATCGCGGTATCCTGTAATCCCGACCAAAACTCGGTAATAGAAGCAGGGTGAGCAATGCTACGTTCCAGTAACACTTCCCCACCCTGAAAAACTTGTCCGCTTGTGGATTGATTCAATCCACGACAGACGGTTTCAACTTCTGGTAACT comes from Halothece sp. PCC 7418 and encodes:
- a CDS encoding DNA-formamidopyrimidine glycosylase; the protein is MPELPEVETVCRGLNQSTSGQVFQGGEVLLERSIAHPASITEFWSGLQDTAIKQWQRRGKYLLAELSSGGWLGLHLRMSGQLLWVKQSDPVAKHTRVRFFFPEEQELRFIDLRTFGRVWWVPPQTDPKTIITGLNQLGVEPFSAEFTPAYLQEKLKTRRCAIKTALLDQKIIAGIGNIYADEALFLGKIFPLRPANTLQGSEVEQLQQAILSVLKTGIEEGGTTFNSFKNLLGVNGNYMGRAWVYGREGESCRQCGTTIERYKINGRSSHFCPCCQPE